Proteins from a single region of Alphaproteobacteria bacterium LSUCC0719:
- a CDS encoding glycosyltransferase family 9 protein, translated as MKGLRVNEQRILVIKHGALGDLVQGFDAFAGLRVGRPDAHITLLTSPAFAAFSRRTPWFDEVVEDPRASVINLPQLFRMRRFLQSGWDMVVDLQCSRRTARYHQFLVSSDTRWFGTAAGASDPYPDFTGVNNADRMRVAIAMAGGDADARASLDWLASGGGAAHDGRDAVILVPGCSIAKPSKRWPAASYAALANSFLAEGRKVVIVGTAADREAADAVLGDAPDCLDLVGQTSLDALADLFRKAYAVIGNDTGPVFLAARTGVATLMVMGGDTDPSMSAPVGARAGWVRQDDVANVTLQQAIDALATLRADA; from the coding sequence ATGAAAGGTCTCCGGGTGAACGAGCAGCGTATTCTGGTGATCAAGCATGGTGCCCTTGGCGATCTGGTCCAGGGATTCGACGCCTTTGCCGGTTTGCGGGTCGGCAGGCCGGATGCCCACATAACGCTGCTGACATCGCCCGCCTTTGCTGCTTTTTCACGACGGACACCCTGGTTCGACGAAGTTGTTGAAGATCCCCGCGCATCGGTGATCAATCTGCCTCAGCTGTTTCGCATGCGCCGCTTTCTTCAGTCCGGCTGGGATATGGTTGTCGACTTGCAATGCAGCCGGCGAACGGCCCGCTATCATCAATTCCTGGTCTCGTCCGACACGCGCTGGTTTGGTACCGCAGCTGGTGCCAGCGACCCCTATCCGGATTTCACCGGCGTGAACAACGCTGACAGAATGAGGGTGGCCATTGCGATGGCGGGCGGGGATGCAGATGCGCGGGCGTCTCTTGACTGGCTTGCATCTGGCGGCGGCGCAGCTCATGACGGCAGGGATGCGGTCATTCTCGTTCCAGGATGCTCGATAGCAAAGCCAAGCAAACGATGGCCGGCAGCGTCCTATGCGGCACTGGCAAACAGCTTTCTCGCCGAGGGCCGCAAAGTGGTGATTGTTGGCACAGCTGCGGACCGCGAGGCTGCCGATGCGGTGCTTGGTGACGCTCCGGACTGTCTTGATTTGGTTGGGCAAACCAGCCTCGATGCGTTGGCTGACCTGTTCCGCAAGGCCTATGCTGTCATTGGCAATGATACAGGTCCGGTTTTTCTGGCGGCAAGGACTGGCGTGGCCACCCTGATGGTGATGGGTGGTGATACCGACCCGTCAATGTCGGCGCCCGTTGGCGCGCGGGCTGGATGGGTCAGGCAGGACGATGTCGCCAACGTCACCCTGCAGCAGGCAATCGACGCGCTGGCCACACTTCGTGCGGACGCCTGA
- a CDS encoding LPS-assembly protein LptD: protein MLFNHMLRVLILLILGLGWFSVSFAAEGEISFEADSVAINEEDGSLFATGNVIMKQAGMTLSADEVRYNKNEDRAVANGNVVFVETNGTTHKSDVMTLDSEFTHIIAETLRTRNPDGSFFTAKDGDIKTESLSIFDASRFSACNCDFENGETPIWDLRATSTRHNVETKTIVHRNVRMHIMNVPIGYLPYLAHPDWTVRRQSGFLTPTFLLNTDLGFTSSIPYFMVIDDTRDVEFTPFIYQRRGKALRTRYRQYWDRSELGVSLYTASVETYKKNRESVAAIDAGYGARIGNGWDVKARLRRASQDTFMRRYKFNGDTKLQSDVVAERLRRDRYYRVEVSDIQGLNAADTPDREPTILPHVVYEKITPGLRPGQRLKTEITAIQVDNDDGHNMSRWTGNIELRDEIRTGRVVTDLKAAAIGAHYSIQKKPAAATTKTDDISRLTPLVSAGWRVPIAVSTRNRSTILEPRLQFVHVGGLNKTDDIPNRDSADYRIDEGNLFLLNRYQGYDYLQPGSRADMGVSAIARDAILGDVTGFVGASYRLSGKASKGLAVNERDALSDIVASLSVNPDLPVSASWAGRMASNDLELNESRTNITGSYGKFGYTVEHQQLAQSYFASAASNLEELKLTMSYDLPKGWTVKGTQVWDLSNGRSKRDSATAALQWTGGLQDCLTFTLDYDRDLEADRDISGNEQFMLTINFKYLGSITQKDIWKTNSP, encoded by the coding sequence ATGCTATTCAATCACATGTTGCGCGTTCTTATACTTCTGATTCTGGGTCTGGGCTGGTTCAGCGTGTCATTCGCTGCCGAAGGTGAGATCAGTTTCGAGGCTGACAGTGTTGCAATCAATGAAGAGGACGGGAGCCTTTTCGCCACCGGCAATGTGATCATGAAGCAGGCCGGGATGACCCTTTCAGCTGATGAGGTCAGATACAACAAGAACGAAGACCGGGCTGTCGCCAACGGCAATGTCGTTTTCGTCGAAACCAACGGGACAACACATAAATCCGATGTGATGACACTGGACAGCGAGTTTACCCACATCATTGCCGAGACGCTGCGCACCCGCAATCCTGACGGGTCATTCTTCACCGCCAAAGATGGTGACATCAAAACGGAGAGCCTGTCGATTTTTGATGCGTCGCGGTTCAGCGCCTGCAACTGCGATTTTGAAAACGGCGAAACACCCATCTGGGACCTAAGGGCGACATCAACCAGACATAATGTCGAGACCAAGACGATCGTGCATCGGAACGTGCGGATGCACATCATGAATGTGCCGATTGGCTATCTTCCCTATCTCGCGCATCCAGACTGGACGGTGCGGCGGCAAAGCGGCTTCCTGACGCCGACGTTCTTGCTAAACACCGATCTTGGGTTCACGTCCTCAATACCCTATTTCATGGTCATCGACGATACGCGCGACGTAGAATTTACGCCCTTCATCTATCAGCGTCGCGGCAAGGCGCTGCGAACACGTTACCGTCAATATTGGGACAGGTCCGAACTTGGCGTCAGCCTGTACACGGCGTCTGTTGAAACCTACAAGAAAAATCGCGAATCCGTCGCGGCGATTGATGCCGGTTATGGGGCACGAATTGGAAACGGGTGGGATGTGAAGGCCCGACTGCGCCGCGCAAGCCAGGATACATTCATGCGCCGCTACAAGTTCAACGGCGACACCAAACTTCAGTCCGATGTGGTGGCTGAACGGCTGAGGCGAGATCGCTATTACCGTGTTGAAGTATCGGATATCCAGGGTTTGAACGCAGCCGATACCCCGGACCGTGAACCAACAATCCTGCCGCATGTTGTCTATGAAAAGATCACACCCGGCCTGCGCCCCGGACAAAGACTGAAAACCGAAATCACCGCCATTCAGGTGGACAATGATGATGGCCACAACATGTCAAGATGGACGGGCAATATAGAGCTGCGCGACGAAATCAGGACCGGACGCGTCGTTACCGACCTGAAGGCAGCCGCAATCGGCGCCCATTACAGCATTCAGAAAAAACCGGCAGCCGCCACCACAAAGACCGATGATATCAGCCGCCTGACGCCACTGGTGTCAGCAGGCTGGCGCGTGCCAATCGCGGTCAGCACGCGCAATCGCTCGACAATTCTCGAGCCTCGCTTGCAATTTGTGCATGTCGGCGGCCTCAACAAGACCGACGACATTCCAAACCGTGATTCTGCCGACTACCGCATCGACGAAGGCAATCTTTTCCTGCTGAACCGCTATCAGGGTTATGACTACCTGCAACCGGGTTCACGCGCCGATATGGGCGTTTCAGCAATTGCCAGAGATGCCATCCTCGGTGATGTCACGGGCTTTGTCGGCGCCAGCTATCGCCTGTCAGGAAAAGCCTCCAAAGGACTCGCGGTCAATGAACGTGACGCTCTGTCGGACATTGTTGCGAGCCTGTCCGTCAACCCGGACCTGCCCGTTTCGGCATCTTGGGCCGGACGCATGGCCTCGAATGACCTGGAACTGAACGAATCGCGGACGAATATCACCGGCAGCTATGGAAAATTCGGCTATACCGTCGAACATCAGCAGCTGGCCCAATCATACTTTGCAAGCGCCGCGTCCAATCTTGAAGAACTCAAACTGACCATGTCATATGACCTTCCAAAAGGATGGACAGTGAAGGGCACGCAGGTCTGGGATCTGTCAAACGGACGCAGCAAACGCGATTCCGCCACGGCCGCTTTGCAGTGGACCGGTGGTCTTCAGGACTGTCTGACCTTTACGCTTGATTATGACCGCGATCTCGAAGCCGACCGGGATATTTCAGGCAATGAACAGTTCATGCTGACGATCAATTTCAAATATCTTGGATCCATCACACAAAAAGATATCTGGAAGACAAATTCACCCTGA
- a CDS encoding glycosyltransferase family 4 protein — MPSATPAPTASLANITPLPRIDILLPSKERFGPANAGAISGVVLDQIRSSATPACFRIVGTAVDQPFDDTVFLGLHPRHQWLHGSNIGLAAAYLHALRDAPPPDLVEVHSRCHVAAYLKARRPDMRVALYLHNDPREMKGSRTVSDRRKLLSSLSAVICVSDHIRDCFLDGIADAGELASKVATARNGATRWLKAPAAKEKMILLAGRMVPEKGILEFAQALAKVMPDHPEWDIVIAGARRFEDSAPGSYEGQIAKALEPLGTQARMTGFLPLEQVHELQQKAAIIACPSIWHDPMPKAVLEALAAGSALLTTRRGGIPEVAEGRAHIVDTPDVQGFADALGKLVNDDDYRTMLQQRAWSDFPFTADQMAADADSIRATALISKAGS; from the coding sequence ATGCCATCTGCCACGCCAGCGCCGACAGCCTCACTTGCCAATATCACGCCGCTACCGCGGATTGATATCCTGCTGCCGTCGAAGGAACGTTTTGGCCCGGCGAATGCCGGCGCCATTTCCGGTGTTGTGCTGGACCAGATCCGAAGCAGCGCCACACCGGCCTGTTTCCGCATTGTCGGCACAGCTGTCGACCAACCATTCGACGATACTGTCTTTCTTGGACTTCACCCCCGCCATCAATGGCTTCATGGCAGCAATATAGGCCTCGCTGCGGCCTATCTGCATGCGCTGCGGGACGCCCCGCCGCCCGACCTCGTCGAGGTTCACAGCAGATGCCATGTTGCCGCCTATCTGAAAGCCAGGCGCCCGGACATGCGCGTGGCGCTCTATCTTCACAATGACCCCCGTGAGATGAAAGGAAGCCGAACGGTATCGGATCGGCGCAAACTGCTTTCCAGCCTGTCGGCGGTGATCTGCGTCAGTGACCATATCCGGGATTGTTTCCTCGACGGAATTGCCGATGCGGGAGAGCTTGCCAGCAAAGTGGCAACGGCACGTAATGGCGCCACAAGATGGCTGAAGGCACCAGCGGCAAAGGAGAAGATGATCCTGCTTGCAGGCCGGATGGTTCCCGAAAAGGGCATTCTGGAATTTGCCCAGGCACTGGCAAAGGTGATGCCGGATCACCCTGAGTGGGACATTGTGATCGCCGGCGCACGCCGCTTTGAGGACAGCGCACCGGGAAGCTATGAAGGCCAGATTGCCAAGGCGCTCGAACCACTTGGCACACAGGCTCGGATGACAGGATTTCTGCCGCTGGAACAGGTCCATGAGCTGCAGCAGAAAGCGGCCATTATCGCCTGCCCGTCAATCTGGCATGACCCGATGCCAAAGGCGGTGTTGGAGGCACTTGCCGCCGGAAGCGCGCTTTTGACAACGCGACGCGGCGGCATTCCCGAGGTTGCCGAGGGACGGGCCCATATTGTCGATACGCCCGATGTGCAGGGGTTTGCAGATGCACTTGGCAAACTTGTCAATGACGACGACTATCGCACAATGCTGCAGCAGCGGGCATGGAGCGATTTTCCGTTCACCGCGGACCAGATGGCGGCCGACGCCGATTCCATCAGAGCCACCGCGCTGATATCAAAGGCTGGTTCCTGA
- a CDS encoding FAD-binding oxidoreductase, with amino-acid sequence MSTDLIKGLHNIVGDAGLKTDSAETSSFLTDWHGQYHGQALAVVMPDTTDQVSQVMAFADAHDIVVVPQGGNTGFMGGATPDETGHSIVLSLRRMNRIREIDPTNMSMIVEAGCVLQTLHEATEAEGLYFPLNLAAKGSCTIGGNLGTNAGGLNVVRYGTTRDLTLGVEVVLMGGRVLNLLSGLRKDNTGYDLRHLFVGSEGTLGVITAATMKLFPQPAARATAFAEVRDVEAAVQLLHRLQAASGGGVEAFELIPADILHVVFRHFPNIPQPLATRGAMNVLMEIASTNPASGMADETGQAPLQTIIQDTLASAFEDGLVLDATIAASEAQRRALWDVREMAPESHKLSKAVARSDISLAQSSLAPFYAEMVDGVKAIDPNLWICGYGHIGDGNLHFNLVADERSNSDFDVKKADLYDLIYDKVAKYGGSISAEHGIGQTKRAQLAKVKAPEVLDVMRAIKASIDPKNLMNPGKMI; translated from the coding sequence TTGTCCACAGATCTGATCAAAGGCCTTCATAATATCGTCGGTGACGCCGGGCTGAAAACCGACAGCGCCGAGACGTCGTCATTTCTGACCGACTGGCATGGCCAGTATCATGGCCAGGCGCTTGCCGTTGTGATGCCCGACACGACGGATCAGGTTTCACAGGTGATGGCCTTTGCCGATGCGCATGACATCGTGGTCGTGCCACAGGGTGGCAATACCGGATTCATGGGAGGGGCCACGCCTGACGAGACGGGCCACAGCATCGTTCTGTCACTGCGGCGGATGAACCGCATACGCGAGATCGATCCCACCAACATGTCTATGATAGTCGAAGCGGGGTGCGTTCTGCAAACGCTGCATGAAGCCACCGAGGCAGAGGGCCTGTATTTCCCGCTGAATCTCGCCGCCAAGGGAAGCTGCACCATTGGCGGGAATCTGGGCACCAATGCCGGCGGTCTGAACGTCGTGCGCTATGGCACCACGCGTGACCTGACACTTGGTGTCGAGGTTGTTCTGATGGGAGGGCGCGTGCTGAACCTTCTCAGCGGATTGCGCAAGGACAATACAGGCTATGACCTTCGGCATCTTTTCGTTGGCTCCGAAGGCACACTTGGCGTGATCACTGCCGCCACCATGAAGCTGTTTCCGCAACCTGCTGCACGCGCCACCGCCTTTGCTGAAGTTCGTGATGTCGAAGCGGCAGTGCAGCTGCTGCACCGGCTTCAGGCGGCTTCAGGCGGCGGTGTTGAGGCGTTTGAACTGATCCCGGCCGATATTCTGCATGTTGTGTTTCGGCATTTTCCCAACATCCCGCAGCCGCTTGCCACCCGCGGCGCGATGAATGTGCTGATGGAAATCGCCAGCACCAATCCGGCCAGCGGCATGGCCGATGAAACAGGTCAGGCACCGTTGCAGACAATTATTCAGGATACGCTGGCCAGCGCCTTTGAAGATGGGCTGGTGCTTGATGCCACCATCGCCGCCAGCGAAGCGCAGCGCCGCGCATTGTGGGATGTTCGCGAGATGGCGCCGGAGTCGCACAAACTGTCAAAGGCGGTGGCCCGGTCCGACATATCGCTGGCACAGTCCTCGCTCGCGCCCTTCTATGCCGAAATGGTGGACGGGGTGAAAGCCATTGACCCCAATCTGTGGATCTGTGGATATGGCCATATCGGCGACGGCAATCTGCATTTCAATCTTGTGGCAGACGAACGAAGCAACAGTGACTTCGACGTGAAAAAAGCGGATCTGTACGACCTGATCTATGACAAGGTCGCCAAATATGGCGGATCCATAAGTGCCGAACATGGCATTGGCCAGACAAAACGCGCGCAGCTTGCCAAGGTCAAGGCCCCGGAAGTGCTTGATGTGATGAGAGCCATCAAGGCGTCGATCGATCCAAAAAATTTGATGAATCCGGGTAAGATGATCTGA
- a CDS encoding DUF924 family protein produces MPKPQSSEAVLAFWFEESTPAQWYKKDPAFDDAIRDRFETTVVAALASRLDGWADNAAGCLALILVLDQFTRNIYRDTPQAFSGDDMALALSLRCVDRDYLAHDDAAWRQFMLMPMMHSEDLAIQEMSLPLFERLTGPLTHEYAVKHRDIIARFGRFPHRNAILGRPSRDEEIEFLKQPGSSF; encoded by the coding sequence ATGCCAAAGCCACAATCATCAGAGGCGGTTCTTGCCTTCTGGTTCGAGGAAAGCACACCTGCGCAATGGTACAAGAAGGATCCCGCATTCGATGACGCCATCCGCGACAGGTTTGAAACAACCGTTGTGGCGGCACTGGCCTCGCGGCTGGATGGCTGGGCGGACAATGCGGCGGGGTGTCTGGCGCTGATCCTTGTGCTTGACCAGTTCACGCGCAACATCTATCGCGACACCCCGCAGGCATTTTCGGGCGATGACATGGCGCTGGCGTTGAGCCTTCGCTGTGTCGACCGGGATTATCTGGCCCATGATGACGCGGCATGGCGACAATTCATGCTGATGCCAATGATGCACAGCGAGGATCTGGCCATTCAGGAAATGTCGCTGCCACTTTTTGAACGGCTGACCGGCCCGTTGACCCATGAATATGCAGTGAAGCACCGCGACATTATTGCGCGCTTTGGCCGCTTTCCGCATCGCAACGCCATTCTTGGGCGGCCGTCGCGTGACGAGGAAATCGAATTTCTGAAACAGCCCGGGTCGTCATTCTGA
- a CDS encoding GNAT family acetyltransferase, with protein MSDPLFVVRNFQPEDADAVVALWDECGLIRAWNNPHRDILRKLADRNGAFWVATSADDVADDVADDVIASVMIGYDGHRGSINYLAVAAAWQRTGLGAHLMRQAEAFLVDQGCPKVNLCVRKDNEAVCAFYNQLGYAVDDVHLFGKRLIPDD; from the coding sequence ATGAGTGATCCCCTTTTTGTGGTCAGGAATTTTCAGCCAGAAGATGCCGATGCCGTGGTCGCGCTCTGGGACGAGTGTGGCCTGATAAGAGCCTGGAACAACCCGCATCGGGATATCCTGCGCAAGCTTGCGGATCGCAATGGTGCTTTCTGGGTTGCGACATCGGCCGATGATGTCGCCGATGATGTCGCCGATGATGTCATTGCCTCGGTCATGATTGGATATGATGGGCACCGCGGCAGCATCAATTATCTCGCCGTGGCGGCCGCATGGCAGCGAACTGGCCTCGGTGCGCACCTGATGCGTCAGGCAGAGGCCTTTCTGGTGGACCAGGGCTGTCCCAAGGTAAATCTCTGTGTGCGCAAGGACAATGAAGCGGTGTGTGCCTTTTACAACCAGCTGGGCTATGCGGTTGATGATGTCCATCTGTTTGGCAAGCGGTTGATCCCCGATGACTGA
- a CDS encoding N-acetyltransferase family protein — translation MITVRPVEAADHAGWERLYRGYADFYSVATDDAKLQTFFGWLLDPVHVCEGLVAQTASGDLVGLAHIRAMPSPLRGAEVGFLDDLFVDPEHRGSGAAETLLREIDTIAAVRGWDIVRWITRDNNYRARSLYDRLAVRSDWITYEMTAASTGRKEA, via the coding sequence ATGATCACTGTCAGACCGGTAGAGGCCGCTGACCATGCCGGATGGGAGCGCCTGTATCGCGGCTATGCTGATTTTTATAGCGTTGCCACGGATGATGCGAAGCTGCAGACCTTCTTTGGGTGGCTGCTTGACCCCGTGCATGTATGCGAAGGCCTCGTTGCCCAGACAGCGTCGGGTGATCTTGTTGGTCTTGCGCATATACGGGCCATGCCGTCGCCATTGCGGGGGGCCGAGGTGGGGTTTCTTGACGATCTTTTTGTCGATCCGGAGCATCGGGGAAGTGGCGCTGCAGAAACACTGCTGCGTGAAATCGATACCATTGCGGCAGTGCGGGGATGGGATATTGTCAGGTGGATCACCCGGGACAACAACTACCGTGCCCGTAGTTTGTATGACCGGCTGGCAGTGCGTTCAGACTGGATAACCTATGAAATGACAGCAGCATCGACGGGCCGGAAAGAGGCATGA